The proteins below are encoded in one region of Candidatus Nezhaarchaeota archaeon:
- a CDS encoding B12-binding domain-containing radical SAM protein, translated as MASFTLVYYCPSSPFPFIPDPSLAYLASVLKAAGHQCEVFNYNPLTWGSGKLLNHVGKKRPEAIGFKVVSQRDLKPTIDLAKAAKKASPSSFIVAGGPLITLGQEEVFKVTDAFDALVTGEGEAALLELSEYLEGKRRLEDVRNIVFRKGEDVVKTEVKLIENLDELPFPDWGVFDLENYFPVLSLTMSRGCPYRCAYCCANYLWGYRVRRRSLLSITMELDLMTAKYGCSSFYITDPTPDPGLLEGLSDYIYQNDLPLRWFSYGNVSTFKPSLFPKLARGGCRCLIFGIESGDPAMLKRMCRGYLPDKIAPLLRAAKECGIKVLCSFIVGFPGESKASLEKSLKLLSELSPDDWVVEPFTLQPHTPVARRPREYGIQLQPNWVKKFLLGEGNYYAINGVPSDLWLTFWDRKWRRMASSFQLNWGRLCASTPWLSLLAPLIEMQEEELYRLLQQAQSSGAPDLEAIKDLIARCWRSSASLIKKASTT; from the coding sequence ATGGCGTCGTTTACCCTAGTTTACTACTGCCCTTCCTCGCCCTTCCCCTTTATACCTGACCCTAGCCTTGCCTATCTAGCCTCTGTGCTAAAGGCCGCGGGTCATCAATGCGAGGTCTTTAACTACAACCCCTTAACCTGGGGAAGCGGCAAGCTTCTAAACCACGTAGGGAAGAAGAGGCCGGAGGCCATAGGCTTTAAGGTGGTTAGCCAACGTGACCTTAAGCCAACTATTGACTTAGCTAAAGCCGCTAAGAAAGCGTCGCCCTCCAGCTTCATAGTCGCCGGCGGCCCTTTAATAACACTAGGGCAGGAGGAGGTCTTTAAGGTAACCGATGCTTTCGACGCCCTGGTCACTGGTGAAGGCGAAGCAGCCCTCTTAGAGCTCAGCGAGTACTTAGAGGGAAAGAGGAGGCTGGAGGACGTCCGAAACATAGTTTTTAGAAAAGGGGAGGACGTCGTTAAGACAGAGGTTAAGCTAATAGAAAACCTAGACGAACTACCTTTCCCCGACTGGGGCGTCTTCGACCTAGAGAACTATTTCCCAGTACTAAGCTTAACTATGTCTCGAGGCTGTCCTTATCGCTGCGCCTACTGCTGTGCTAATTACCTTTGGGGGTATCGGGTTCGTAGGCGCTCATTATTGAGCATCACCATGGAGCTCGACTTAATGACGGCTAAGTACGGCTGCTCATCCTTTTACATCACCGATCCAACCCCAGACCCTGGGTTGCTTGAAGGGCTGAGCGACTACATCTATCAGAACGACCTGCCTCTACGCTGGTTTAGCTACGGAAACGTAAGTACGTTCAAGCCGAGCCTTTTCCCCAAACTAGCTAGAGGAGGATGCCGGTGCCTCATCTTTGGTATTGAGTCCGGCGACCCAGCCATGCTCAAGAGGATGTGTAGAGGATACCTCCCAGACAAAATAGCGCCCCTTCTACGAGCAGCTAAAGAATGCGGAATAAAAGTCCTCTGCTCCTTCATCGTAGGCTTTCCCGGGGAGAGTAAAGCCAGCCTGGAGAAGAGCTTAAAATTGCTATCTGAGCTAAGCCCCGACGACTGGGTCGTGGAGCCCTTTACGCTACAACCCCATACACCAGTGGCCCGTAGACCACGAGAGTACGGAATTCAGCTTCAACCCAACTGGGTGAAGAAGTTCTTACTGGGAGAAGGTAATTACTATGCGATCAATGGCGTCCCCAGCGACCTATGGCTAACCTTTTGGGATAGGAAATGGAGGAGGATGGCGAGCAGCTTCCAGCTGAACTGGGGGCGGTTATGCGCTTCGACGCCTTGGCTCAGCCTCTTAGCACCTCTCATAGAGATGCAGGAAGAAGAGCTCTACCGCTTACTACAGCAAGCTCAGAGCTCAGGGGCACCCGACCTTGAAGCTATTAAGGACCTTATTGCTCGCTGCTGGAGAAGCTCAGCCTCCCTAATAAAGAAAGCCTCTACGACGTAG
- a CDS encoding radical SAM protein has translation MMQLVLMPTTLCNLNCVHCMVDKTTAKSIPLDLVESVLKQAKDLGIREVCLTGGGEPTMYPHLEELVESIVHYGLRFNLVTNGLRFRDRLLP, from the coding sequence ATGATGCAGCTGGTTTTAATGCCAACAACCCTATGCAACTTAAACTGCGTCCACTGCATGGTGGACAAGACGACAGCGAAGTCCATACCTCTAGACCTAGTAGAGAGCGTCTTAAAGCAAGCTAAGGACCTAGGCATAAGAGAGGTTTGTCTCACCGGGGGAGGGGAGCCAACAATGTACCCCCACCTCGAAGAGCTGGTGGAATCGATAGTACACTATGGCTTACGCTTTAACTTAGTGACAAATGGCCTCCGTTTTAGGGATAGACTGTTGCCC
- a CDS encoding PqqD family protein, producing the protein MNRRHRQTARLREGLLVVTIDNEGLLLDVAKKCYYSLNDTAAFILKQLENNVSPLSLLRRLMAEYKVEAATAKADVDTFLNLLLKHELITLEEGTATITEPEEGLNVEGGRNYQPPRIELEAEIRTVIGQLSLNRVLYQFPQQAEIPSPI; encoded by the coding sequence ATGAATAGGAGGCATAGGCAAACAGCGAGGCTTAGAGAAGGCTTATTGGTAGTGACCATCGATAACGAGGGGCTACTCCTAGACGTAGCTAAGAAGTGCTACTACTCATTAAACGACACCGCTGCTTTTATCCTAAAGCAGCTCGAGAACAACGTGAGCCCACTCAGCCTGCTCCGAAGGCTAATGGCTGAGTATAAAGTAGAGGCTGCAACAGCTAAGGCTGACGTAGATACTTTCCTCAACCTCCTCTTAAAACACGAGCTAATAACTTTAGAAGAAGGGACAGCCACTATTACAGAGCCAGAAGAGGGGCTTAACGTAGAAGGAGGGAGGAATTACCAGCCCCCTCGTATTGAGCTAGAGGCCGAAATCCGCACCGTCATTGGACAGCTTTCTCTTAACCGGGTTCTTTACCAGTTCCCCCAACAAGCCGAAATTCCATCTCCTATTTAG